The region CCGGCCGAAACACCTACCCGGACTTCCGACTCGTTCATCATCCGGAGGGGTACGAAGTCAAGGGTCTTGAATTTCCCGGCCGCGAAGCGGACTACGACTCAAACTCACAGGTGCCCACCGGCAATCATGGCGGGCGTGAGGTCTTTTACGTCTTCGGTCGCTACCCGAAGTCAGAGCGCGGTGTCGATGAGTACCCGGTTGTGGATCTGGTGGTGTGCCACGGCAGCTTCCTCAATGCCGAAAGCGAGTACGTCCACAAAAACAAGTCATTTCGCGGCTTTGGTTCATACGGTGACATTCTGGTGCGCGACCGTAAGATGTATGTCGTGCCAACTCCCTTCGCTCTAGCTTCCGGAACTGCAGGGCTCTCGACCCTGATCGTTCCTTCTGAATTCAAGCCGCAGTCGGACGCTTTGGTTCAGGTGGGTGAGCTTGATCGGACTGAGGTTGACGAGGTCCTCGTTTCGTATGAGTTTAACCTTCAGAGCAATGAGATGGTGACGCGCAAGGCGCCGAATCCTAATTTCGGCAAGGTCCACAGCTTTCGTGCATATCGTTCGCGTGGTGCGGGCGATTCCAAGTTGGTTTCCCTCTCGGGGGGCCGTGGGTGACAGTCGTAGTTCCGTCGCGAACCAGCCTGGAGTCAAACTTTCCGGCAGCGATGCTTAGCGAAGTCGGTACGAAGGAATCTTGGCGCAAAGAAGTCCACCGCCCAGCCACCAGCACCCACAAATGGTGGGCGAAGCGCCTAGGTACCGTATTCCGGGGGATTATTGCGTCGGCAACGACGCCTGATGGAGCTGATGCCGCAGGGGTCTACGGATCGTCGCTCGACCTGATGGGCGCAATTGTTCTCGATCCGTTTTCAGGCTCAGGTGTGACCGGCGTGGAAGCCCTCAAACTTGGTGCCAGGGCCGTTTGCTTCGACATCAATCCTGTGGCCACGCTCGTGCAGCGTCAGGCTGTTCAGCCGTGGGACCTCGGGGCTCTTGAAGCTGCTTACAAGGAGGTTGAGTCGGCCTGTCGGCCGGAGGTTGATCGACTCCATCGCACAGAGGACGGAAGGACCGTTCTTTACTATTTTTGGGTCGCGACCGTCGACTGTCCCGATTGCTCCAAAGTAGTTCGTTTGTTTGACTCGCCAGTATTCTCCAAGAACGCGTATCCGAAACGAGTACCCAAAGCGCAAATCGTCTGTCCTGATTGCCTCTCCATTCAGGAGGGGAGGTATGATTTCGTTGCTGAGACATGTCCAAACGGGCATGCGATTATGCAGCGTGGCGCAGTGCGGGGCCAGGTGGCGACATGTGGGAACGGCCATAGCTTCAAGGTTCTCAGTGCTCTCAACGGGTCGCGACCGCGATACGAGATGTACGCAAAGATGGTGGCCAACTCGGACGGGTTGAAAAGCTACGAAGCTATTACCGACTGGGATCGGGAACTCTACGAAGAGTGCGTCGAAGCGCTCGCAGCTCTACCTCAGTCTGCTGTTCTTCCACGCGGTCGGCTGGCTCCCGGTAACAACACCAATCAGGCCCTGAAGTGGAACTTCCGGGAGTGGCGTGATTTTTTCAACGCGCGCCAGTTGATTTCCCTCTCGCTGATGTCGACAACCATTCGTGACCTTCCCGGGCCAGCGTCGGAACGCGAAGCGCTCTGTGCTCTTTTCTCAGGAACGCTCGAATTTAACAACCTGTTTACATCGTTCAAAGGTGAGGGGACAGGGGCTGTCCGGCATATGTTCAGTCATCACATCCTCAAGCCGGAGAGGACTCCACTGGAGGCGCATCCATGGGGCACTTCCCAGTCCTCCGGCGCATTCTCCACCCTTTATAAGAGTCGCCTGCTCCGTGCTCAGGAGTACAAAACGAAACCTGCCGACCTCGTAGACCGAGGCGCTGGGGTCGAGCGTATCTTCGGAGTTTCAAAGCCAGTGGGTGCGAGTATTGCGGGCTCGTGGGATTCTTTCGCCTCGTCCGAAGGGCAGGCGGCATATGTTGCTACCAGGAACTCGGCAGAGACAGATATTCCGGATGAGGCGGTTGACCTCATCGTTACCGATCCGCCCTATATGGATAACGTTCATTACGCTGAGCTCGCGGACTTCTTCCATGCGTGGCTCCAGTGCATGCGGCCGTACACCGGGTACTCCGATGCGGCAACAACTCGTCGATTTGGCGAGGTTCAGAATGCTGACCCGGTGGAGTTTGGGAAAGCACTCGAGTCCGTGTGGGCCGAGTCGGCGCGAGTCTTGAAGCCGGGCGGTCTGCTGGCTTTCACATTCCACCAATCTCGGATGAGCGGATGGGTGCAAGTCGTTGAGTCGCTACGCCGTTCCGGTTGGGTCGTGACGGCCGTTCAACCGGTGAAGGGCGAGATGACGACCAGCGTCGTCAAGGCTGGAGCCCGTGAACCTTCCAATCTCGACAGCGTTGTGGTGTGTCGCCGGGTCGTGGACGGAGCGACGAATCCGAATTCTTCGGTAGAGGAAGCGCTAGCGACTGCCGCGAGGGAGCTGACAGACCTTCTGGATTCCCAAGTCGAGGTTGGGGCAGGCGACGTCAGGTCAGTTGTTCGTGGAGCGCTTCTGGCCTACCTCGCTTCCACGGGCGTAGACCTGGATGAGGCAGCGGCCGCACTGGTGGACTCCCTCGCGACGGAAAGCATCGAGACACTGCTTGGAGTTCGGACCAGGTAGCGGCGCTCGACAGGCGCGGAGGGTGGATCTGGGGGTCTCCAAGCGGGCCATTCTGCTTGCCTTCGCCGATCCCGCGGGCCTCGAGTGGCTCGACCCCGCCTACGACAGCGGCGACCACAAGCACCCCAACGATGCCGGATACGGCGAGATGGCCCGTGCTGGGGAACGCACGCTGCTGATCTGACCGATCGCAGCCGCAGCGGAACGTCCGCAGGGAGTGGGTCTCCGCAGGGATCGGGCGGCCACCGTACGACTGCTCGCCGCCGAGGGCGCCACCGTGGTGCGGGTTGCCAGGAAGGCAAACTCCATCGCGGCTCTCGGCGACCGCGTCGACGGCATCGCGGCGGACACCTCCGAACCAGACGCACCCGCGCGCGTCGTCGACGCGGTTCTGGAGCGTCACGGGCGGCTCGACGGCCTAATCAACAACGCCGGGCGGTCTGCACTTGCTTACCGGGTCCCTCGTGGGGTCGGACGAAAAGTGGGAGCGCGGCTGCGCGTTGAACTTCCATGCCGCCGTCCGCATGACCCGGGCCGTGCTGCCCGCGCTGCTCACCAACGGTGCGGATACCGGTACCGGGAGCGTCGTTCATGTCGCCAGTGAGGCCGCCTGCTTCCTGGGTTCGCCGATCGTCGACGCCGCTGCCAAGACGGCGCTGCTCTCGGTCTCCCCATCCCTGGCCGCAGAGTTCGGGTCGCAGGGCTCCGGTCCAACGTCGTCTTTTCCGGCCCGGCCCGTACCGTTCTCTTTGACTCCCCGGGCGGCTTCGCCGAGCAGCTCGCGGAGTGGTTCGGGCTGCCGGTCGAGGAGGCCGTCGATCACTTCGTACGAGAGGTAGGGCGGCTGCCCAGTGGCCGTATCGGAACCCCTGATGACGTCGCCAGGCACAGGCGCGCCATGTCAGGTGTGGGCCGGGATGCGGTGGGGGGTGGGGGTTTCTGAGGGGCGGGGGTGGCGGAGGGCTTGGCCGAAGGTGGCGGCGTGGGGGTGGGGGTTGGTGCGGGGGTAGGCGTAGGTGAGGACGGCGGAGGGGGCGTCCGTGAGGGGGAGGTAGAGGATGTCGGGGTCGGGGTGCTGGGCGGCGACCGAGACGGGGAGGACGCCGACGCCTCGGCGGCCGGCGACGGCGTGGAGGTACTCCTCGATGTTGGTGGTCTCCGCGCCGATCTCGGGGGTCGAGTCGGCGGGCCAGTCCTGGGGGGTGAGGGTGCCGCTGACCGTGTTGACGATGAGGCAGCGGCGGCCGAGGTCGCGCCAGGTGACGCGGTCGCGTACGGCCAGGGTGGAGCGGCGGGAGACCGCGGCGATGTAGGGCTCGCGCAGGATCTCGGTGGTGGTGAAGCGGGGGTCGGGGACCGGGCCCCAGAGGAGGGCGGCGTCGACGGAGCCTTCGCGCAGGCCCGCGGTGCTGTCGTCGCGGCGGATGGTCTGGACGAGGACCAGGTCGCGTTCTTCGAGGGTGGACTGGGCCTGGCGGCCTCGGTGCAGCGGGTAGCCCCAGGCGTAACCGAGGCGGAGGGAGCGCTGGGGTTCGGCGGGGCGGAGGGCCGATTCCAGTTGGGGGAGGAGCAGGTGGAGGTCCGCCTGGAGGCGGCGGCCTTCGGCGGTGAGGTTGGGGTGGCGGGTGCTGCGGTCGACGAGCTGCCGCCCCAGCACCTCCTCCAGACGCTGAATCTGCCGGCTCAGGGTCGGTTGGGAGATGCCGAGGCGGTCGGCGGCCCAGGTGAAGTGCTGTTCCTCGGCCAGGGTGAGGAAGCATCGCAGGTGGCGCAGCCCGATATCCATGGGGTCATGCTAGCCAGGGGCGGGGTGCACCTGGGTGGGGTGGGGGTGTGTTTCCGCAGGTCAGGGGGTTGGGGCGGGGGCAGAGGTGGTCTTTGCCCGGACCAGCGTGAGGTGGAGGAGGAGGGCGAGGAGGGTGAGGGCTCCCGTGAAGTACGGGAGGGAGGAGGGCGAGGCGCCGAGGCCCAGGACCAGGCCGCCGAGGGCGGAGCCGATGCCGCTGCCGAGGTAGACGGCGGAACTGTTGAGGGAGACGGCGACCGTGGGCTGGTCGGGCTGGGCGGCGATGAGCTGGTGCTGCTGGGGGACCTGGACGGCCCAGCCCGCGGCGCCCCAGACGACCAGGGGGAGGATCGCCGCCCAGGCGGCGGCGTGGGCCGCGGCGGGGAGGGTGAACTGAGCGACCACGATGAGGGCCAGGATGCAGGTGACCGCCGCGAACGGGCGGCGGGTGCGGTCGACGATCGGGCCGATGAGGAGGCTGCCGATGATGCCGCCCGCGCCCCAGGCCCACATCGCCCAGACGGTCTGGTCGGTGTGCGCGGCGTCGACGAGGAACTCGGCGAGGTACGTGTACAGGCCGAGGCTGGCGATGCCGCCGAGGAGCGAGACGGTGACGATCCCGGCCACCCGGCCGTTGGCGAGGGCGCGGACGCGCTTGGCCAGCGGCGGGGGCGGACTCACGTCGAGGTGGGGCAGGCGGGTCAGGCCGATCAGGGCGATCAGGCCGAGGCCCGTGATCAGCCAGAGCGTGCCGCGCCAGCCGATGTGGTCGGCGAGGAGCATTCCGGCGGGTACGCCGATGACGGTGCCGATGCTCAGGCCGCCCATGACGGTGGCGAGGGCACGCCCTCGGCGTTCGGGGGTGGTGAGGCCCGCGGCCGTGGCGGCGGCGATGGGGGAGTAGACGCCCGCGCCGATTCCGGCCACCGCGCGGGAGAGCAGGAGCACCCAGAGGGAGGGGGCGAGGGCGGTGAGGGCGTTGCCGATCGTGAAGACGAGGAGCGCGACGGCGAGGACCGTCTTGGCCGGGCGCTTGGCGAGGAGAGTGGCGAAGACCGGGCCGCCCAGCGCGTAGCAGAGCGTGAAGACGGTGACCATCTGTCCGGCCGAGGAGGCGGAGATGTTCAGGTCGGCGGAGACGTGGGGGAGCAGGCCCGCCATCACGTAGGCGTCCACGCCGAGGGCGAAGGTGCCCAGGGCGAGGAGGGGGATGAACTTGGCGCGGCCGTCCCCCTTCTGGGGCTTCTGGGGGGACTTTTGGGAGGCGGCAGCTGTCGTGGGTGGCGTGGTGGTCATCCGAGGCGTTCCAGGTTCGTTTCGGGGGTGATCTGGCGGCCGTCGGGGAAGTAGGCGGCGGGGCCGGTCAGCCGGGCCTCCAGTTCGATCTCGTTGAGGAGGCGCTGGAGGCGTACGGACTCGGCGAGGTCCGCGAACTCCACGGCGGGGCGCTGACGGTCGTACGCGTAACGGACGGCGTCGGCGGTGATCCGGCGCAGGCCGACGATGGTGTCGAAGCCCTCGGGGACGGGGTCGTGGCGGGTGTCGAC is a window of Streptomyces sp. NBC_00237 DNA encoding:
- a CDS encoding DNA methyltransferase, whose amino-acid sequence is MTVVVPSRTSLESNFPAAMLSEVGTKESWRKEVHRPATSTHKWWAKRLGTVFRGIIASATTPDGADAAGVYGSSLDLMGAIVLDPFSGSGVTGVEALKLGARAVCFDINPVATLVQRQAVQPWDLGALEAAYKEVESACRPEVDRLHRTEDGRTVLYYFWVATVDCPDCSKVVRLFDSPVFSKNAYPKRVPKAQIVCPDCLSIQEGRYDFVAETCPNGHAIMQRGAVRGQVATCGNGHSFKVLSALNGSRPRYEMYAKMVANSDGLKSYEAITDWDRELYEECVEALAALPQSAVLPRGRLAPGNNTNQALKWNFREWRDFFNARQLISLSLMSTTIRDLPGPASEREALCALFSGTLEFNNLFTSFKGEGTGAVRHMFSHHILKPERTPLEAHPWGTSQSSGAFSTLYKSRLLRAQEYKTKPADLVDRGAGVERIFGVSKPVGASIAGSWDSFASSEGQAAYVATRNSAETDIPDEAVDLIVTDPPYMDNVHYAELADFFHAWLQCMRPYTGYSDAATTRRFGEVQNADPVEFGKALESVWAESARVLKPGGLLAFTFHQSRMSGWVQVVESLRRSGWVVTAVQPVKGEMTTSVVKAGAREPSNLDSVVVCRRVVDGATNPNSSVEEALATAARELTDLLDSQVEVGAGDVRSVVRGALLAYLASTGVDLDEAAAALVDSLATESIETLLGVRTR
- a CDS encoding SDR family NAD(P)-dependent oxidoreductase; the protein is MGLRRDRAATVRLLAAEGATVVRVARKANSIAALGDRVDGIAADTSEPDAPARVVDAVLERHGRLDGLINNAGRSALAYRVPRGVGRKVGARLRVELPCRRPHDPGRAARAAHQRCGYRYRERRSCRQ
- a CDS encoding LysR family transcriptional regulator — encoded protein: MDIGLRHLRCFLTLAEEQHFTWAADRLGISQPTLSRQIQRLEEVLGRQLVDRSTRHPNLTAEGRRLQADLHLLLPQLESALRPAEPQRSLRLGYAWGYPLHRGRQAQSTLEERDLVLVQTIRRDDSTAGLREGSVDAALLWGPVPDPRFTTTEILREPYIAAVSRRSTLAVRDRVTWRDLGRRCLIVNTVSGTLTPQDWPADSTPEIGAETTNIEEYLHAVAGRRGVGVLPVSVAAQHPDPDILYLPLTDAPSAVLTYAYPRTNPHPHAATFGQALRHPRPSETPTPHRIPAHT
- a CDS encoding MFS transporter, whose amino-acid sequence is MTTTPPTTAAASQKSPQKPQKGDGRAKFIPLLALGTFALGVDAYVMAGLLPHVSADLNISASSAGQMVTVFTLCYALGGPVFATLLAKRPAKTVLAVALLVFTIGNALTALAPSLWVLLLSRAVAGIGAGVYSPIAAATAAGLTTPERRGRALATVMGGLSIGTVIGVPAGMLLADHIGWRGTLWLITGLGLIALIGLTRLPHLDVSPPPPLAKRVRALANGRVAGIVTVSLLGGIASLGLYTYLAEFLVDAAHTDQTVWAMWAWGAGGIIGSLLIGPIVDRTRRPFAAVTCILALIVVAQFTLPAAAHAAAWAAILPLVVWGAAGWAVQVPQQHQLIAAQPDQPTVAVSLNSSAVYLGSGIGSALGGLVLGLGASPSSLPYFTGALTLLALLLHLTLVRAKTTSAPAPTP